A genomic region of Pseudoxanthomonas suwonensis contains the following coding sequences:
- a CDS encoding ferritin-like domain-containing protein, translated as MDSLFDAARQCLDTADPADKAALARRHAAALARGELRIPADAPPPEPIRMPGRPPRPRLVHPRELPRRGLGSDEGRAAFLHAIAHIELNAIDLAWDAVYRFRGLPEAFYRDWAQVADDEARHFLMLRGRLRELGHDYGDFDAHNGLWEMTEKTAHDGLARMALVPRVLEARGLDVTPGMIARLRTLGDTRTVEILETILREEVAHVAAGSRWYRWYCERAGIEPRARFRELLHEYAGGYLHGPFNVEARLLAGFDEDELASLQAVEAAQSAV; from the coding sequence ATGGACTCGCTGTTCGACGCCGCCCGCCAGTGCCTGGACACCGCCGATCCGGCGGACAAGGCTGCGCTGGCCCGCCGCCATGCCGCCGCCCTGGCGCGCGGCGAGTTGCGCATCCCCGCCGACGCGCCGCCGCCCGAGCCGATCCGCATGCCAGGCCGGCCACCGCGGCCGCGGCTGGTGCATCCGCGTGAACTGCCCCGGCGCGGCCTCGGCAGCGACGAAGGGCGCGCCGCGTTCCTGCACGCCATCGCCCATATCGAGCTCAACGCGATCGACCTGGCCTGGGATGCGGTGTACCGCTTCCGCGGGCTGCCCGAGGCCTTCTACCGCGACTGGGCCCAGGTCGCCGACGACGAGGCGCGCCACTTCCTGATGCTGCGCGGGCGCCTGCGCGAACTGGGCCACGACTACGGCGACTTCGACGCGCACAACGGCCTGTGGGAGATGACCGAGAAGACCGCGCACGACGGCCTGGCGCGGATGGCGCTGGTGCCGCGGGTGCTGGAGGCGCGCGGGCTGGACGTCACCCCGGGCATGATCGCGCGGCTGCGCACGCTGGGCGACACGCGCACGGTGGAGATCCTGGAGACGATCCTGCGCGAGGAAGTGGCCCACGTCGCCGCCGGCTCGCGCTGGTACCGCTGGTACTGCGAGCGCGCCGGGATCGAGCCGCGCGCGCGCTTCCGCGAACTGCTGCACGAGTACGCTGGCGGCTACCTGCATGGTCCGTTCAATGTCGAGGCGCGGTTGCTGGCGGGGTTCGACGAGGACGAGTTGGCATCGCTGCAGGCTGTCGAGGCGGCACAGTCCGCGGTGTGA
- a CDS encoding Fur family transcriptional regulator has translation MSAKHACTDPHHHVDGADAFVHAVEHACNERGLRLTPIRANVLRLIADAGKPVKAYELLEKVREGKGAGADAPPTVYRALDFLMANGFVHKLESVNAFVACHHPNSAQHSVPFLICDRCHSAVELEDSEVVAQLDARAKALGFQPQAQTLEVHGLCARCAG, from the coding sequence ATGTCCGCCAAGCACGCCTGCACCGATCCGCACCACCACGTCGACGGCGCCGATGCGTTCGTCCACGCGGTGGAGCATGCGTGCAACGAGCGCGGCCTGCGCCTGACCCCGATCCGCGCCAACGTGCTGCGCCTGATCGCCGATGCCGGCAAGCCGGTCAAGGCCTACGAACTGCTGGAGAAGGTGCGCGAAGGCAAGGGTGCCGGCGCCGACGCCCCGCCCACCGTCTACCGCGCGCTCGATTTCCTGATGGCCAACGGCTTCGTGCACAAGCTCGAGTCGGTCAACGCCTTCGTCGCCTGCCACCATCCCAACAGCGCCCAGCACTCGGTGCCGTTCCTGATCTGCGACCGCTGCCACAGCGCGGTGGAACTGGAGGACAGCGAAGTCGTCGCCCAGCTCGACGCCCGCGCCAAGGCGCTGGGCTTCCAGCCGCAGGCGCAGACCCTGGAAGTGCACGGGCTCTGCGCGCGCTGCGCGGGCTGA
- the gltX gene encoding glutamate--tRNA ligase has translation MTCRTRFAPSPTGYLHIGGARTALYCWLEARHRGGEFILRIEDTDRERSTQAAIDAILEAMDWLGLDYDEGPVYQTQRIDRYREVAEQLVTQGKAYYAYETREELDAMREAAMAKQEKPRYNGAARELGLPYRDDPNRVIRFKNPLDGVVAFDDLIKGRIEIANGELDDMVIFRPDGYPTYNFAVVVDDWDMGITEVIRGDDHINNTPRQINIYQALGAPVPKFAHMPMILDEQGAKLSKRTGAADVMQYKDAGYLPHALVNYLARLGWSHGDQEIFGRQELVDLFDVRNVNSKAARLDMAKLGWVNQHYLKTDDPATIAPQLAYQLEKLGLDASMGPAPVDVVVALRERVQTLKEMAEKAVVWYLPLENYDEAAVAKHLKAGADAPLARARELLAALPAWTVEAVAQALHDTAAALELGMGKVAQPLRVAITGTQVSPDISWTVYLAGRDEALKRIDAALMKVPTA, from the coding sequence ATGACCTGCCGCACCCGCTTCGCCCCCAGTCCCACCGGTTACCTCCACATCGGCGGCGCCCGCACCGCGCTGTACTGCTGGCTGGAGGCGCGCCACCGCGGCGGCGAGTTCATCCTGCGCATCGAGGACACCGACCGCGAGCGCAGCACCCAGGCGGCGATCGACGCGATCCTGGAGGCGATGGACTGGCTGGGCCTGGACTACGACGAAGGCCCGGTCTACCAGACCCAGCGCATCGACCGCTACCGTGAAGTGGCCGAGCAACTGGTCACGCAGGGCAAGGCCTACTACGCCTACGAGACCCGGGAAGAACTCGATGCGATGCGCGAGGCGGCGATGGCGAAGCAGGAGAAGCCGCGCTACAACGGCGCCGCGCGAGAGCTGGGCCTGCCGTACCGCGACGACCCCAACCGGGTGATCCGCTTCAAGAACCCGCTCGACGGCGTGGTCGCGTTCGACGACCTGATCAAGGGCCGCATCGAGATCGCCAATGGCGAGCTCGACGACATGGTGATCTTCCGCCCCGACGGCTACCCGACCTACAACTTCGCCGTGGTCGTGGACGACTGGGACATGGGCATCACCGAGGTCATCCGCGGCGACGACCACATCAACAACACCCCGCGCCAGATCAACATCTACCAGGCGCTGGGCGCGCCGGTGCCGAAGTTCGCGCACATGCCGATGATCCTGGACGAGCAGGGCGCCAAGCTGTCCAAGCGCACCGGCGCGGCGGACGTGATGCAGTACAAGGACGCCGGCTACCTGCCGCACGCGCTGGTCAACTACCTGGCGCGGCTGGGCTGGTCGCACGGCGACCAGGAGATCTTCGGCCGCCAGGAGCTGGTCGACCTGTTCGACGTCAGGAACGTCAATTCCAAGGCCGCGCGCCTGGACATGGCCAAGCTCGGCTGGGTCAACCAGCACTATCTCAAGACCGACGATCCGGCCACGATCGCGCCGCAGCTGGCGTACCAGCTGGAGAAGCTGGGCCTCGATGCATCCATGGGCCCGGCGCCGGTCGACGTGGTGGTCGCCCTGCGCGAGCGCGTGCAGACGCTGAAGGAGATGGCCGAGAAGGCGGTGGTCTGGTACCTGCCGCTGGAGAACTACGACGAGGCCGCGGTGGCCAAGCACCTGAAGGCCGGCGCCGACGCGCCGCTGGCCAGGGCGCGCGAACTGCTCGCCGCGCTGCCGGCGTGGACGGTGGAGGCGGTCGCGCAGGCGCTGCACGACACCGCCGCGGCGCTGGAACTGGGCATGGGCAAGGTCGCCCAGCCGCTGCGCGTGGCGATCACCGGCACCCAGGTCAGCCCGGACATCTCCTGGACGGTCTACCTGGCCGGCCGCGACGAGGCCTTGAAACGGATCGACGCGGCGCTTATGAAGGTTCCGACGGCCTGA
- a CDS encoding TonB-dependent receptor domain-containing protein, giving the protein MPDMRTPSHAPVRRPLAAALALACATLPLAAAAHDPTDLPSVEVTASPLAGDAESLARPVEVLQGAALDRAKAATLGETVAKLPGVQTTYFGPGVGRPILRGLDGPRVQVLASGLGTMDASTVSADHATSVEPFLADQIEVLKGPATLLFGSGAIGGAVNVADGRIARELPDEPLSGRAEVRGNTVNDERVGMFRLDGVNGNWVIHVDGLVRNTGDYDIPGLAAIGHDDHDHDHDDDHDDDDQVRGRLENSAIRTRAGALGATWLGESGYFGLSASTYRSNYGIPVGAHVHGDDHDHDDDDHDHDDDGHAGEHGAVRIDLVQNRLELKAGVYEPLSFLESLELHGAYNDYEHVELEGREVGTRFTSEGYDARLQAVQKETGGWRGAFGLQLGRVDFAAEGEEAFVPATVTDSWGLFVVQERNFDPIKLELGARYDRVELDPADGQPRRSFDATNLSAAAIWRLSDAFDLRFGIDGSERAPTQEELYAGGLHVATGSIEIGDNGLDTERALRGEIGLHAHNERIDFKLAVYRSGFSDFIYLADTGIEEHGTPVRLWTQADAVFTGAEAEAVLHLADNERGGWDLRLFGDLVRGELDGSGSRSVDFEVPHGDHSHDYSVELANGGYLPRIAPGRFGADLSWSLGGWRASLGAVRYLEQDRVAQNEEPSPAYTLVDAHLAYRWERSSGNAWEVFLDGSNLGNEEVRPHTSLLRDYAPLPGRAVAFGIRAWF; this is encoded by the coding sequence ATGCCCGACATGCGCACCCCATCCCACGCCCCCGTCCGCCGTCCCCTGGCCGCCGCGCTTGCCCTGGCCTGCGCCACCCTGCCGCTGGCCGCCGCCGCGCACGATCCGACCGATCTGCCCTCGGTCGAGGTCACCGCCTCGCCGCTGGCCGGCGACGCCGAATCGCTGGCCCGCCCGGTCGAAGTGCTGCAGGGCGCGGCCCTGGACCGGGCCAAGGCCGCGACCCTGGGCGAAACCGTGGCCAAGCTGCCCGGCGTGCAGACCACCTACTTCGGTCCCGGTGTCGGCCGGCCGATCCTGCGCGGCCTGGATGGCCCGCGCGTGCAGGTGCTGGCGAGCGGCCTGGGCACCATGGACGCCTCGACCGTCAGCGCCGACCACGCCACCAGCGTCGAGCCGTTCCTCGCCGACCAGATCGAAGTGCTCAAGGGCCCGGCCACCCTGCTGTTCGGCAGCGGCGCGATCGGCGGCGCAGTCAACGTGGCCGACGGCCGCATCGCCCGCGAACTGCCCGACGAGCCGCTCAGCGGCCGCGCCGAGGTCCGCGGCAACACGGTCAACGACGAGCGCGTGGGCATGTTCCGCCTGGACGGCGTCAACGGGAACTGGGTGATCCATGTCGACGGCCTGGTCCGCAACACCGGCGACTACGACATCCCGGGGCTGGCCGCGATCGGGCATGACGATCACGATCACGACCATGACGACGACCACGACGACGACGACCAAGTCCGGGGGCGGCTGGAGAACAGCGCGATCCGCACGCGCGCCGGCGCCCTCGGTGCGACCTGGCTGGGCGAAAGCGGCTACTTCGGCCTGTCCGCCAGCACCTACCGCAGCAACTACGGCATTCCCGTGGGTGCGCACGTGCACGGAGACGACCATGATCATGACGATGACGACCATGACCACGACGACGACGGACACGCCGGGGAGCACGGCGCCGTCCGCATCGACCTGGTGCAGAACCGGCTGGAGCTGAAGGCCGGCGTCTACGAGCCGCTGTCGTTCCTGGAGAGCCTGGAACTGCACGGCGCCTACAACGACTACGAACACGTCGAGCTGGAAGGCCGCGAAGTCGGCACCCGCTTCACCAGCGAGGGCTACGACGCGCGGCTGCAGGCGGTGCAGAAGGAGACCGGCGGCTGGCGCGGCGCCTTCGGCCTGCAGCTGGGCCGGGTCGATTTCGCCGCCGAAGGCGAGGAAGCCTTCGTGCCCGCGACGGTGACCGACAGCTGGGGCCTGTTCGTAGTCCAGGAAAGGAACTTCGACCCGATCAAGCTCGAACTGGGCGCGCGCTACGACCGGGTCGAGCTCGATCCGGCCGACGGCCAGCCACGGCGCAGTTTCGATGCGACCAACCTGTCGGCCGCCGCGATCTGGCGCCTGAGCGACGCCTTCGACCTGCGCTTCGGCATCGACGGCTCCGAACGCGCGCCGACCCAGGAAGAGCTGTACGCCGGCGGCCTGCACGTGGCCACCGGCTCGATCGAGATCGGCGACAACGGTCTGGACACCGAGCGCGCGCTGCGCGGCGAGATCGGCCTGCATGCGCACAACGAGCGCATCGACTTCAAGCTCGCGGTCTACCGCAGCGGCTTCAGCGACTTCATCTACCTGGCCGACACCGGCATCGAGGAACACGGCACGCCGGTGCGGCTGTGGACCCAGGCCGACGCGGTGTTCACCGGCGCCGAGGCCGAAGCGGTGCTGCACCTGGCCGACAACGAGCGCGGTGGCTGGGACCTGCGCCTGTTCGGCGACCTGGTGCGCGGCGAACTGGACGGCAGCGGCAGCCGCAGCGTCGACTTCGAGGTGCCGCACGGCGACCACAGCCACGACTACAGCGTCGAGCTGGCCAACGGCGGCTACCTGCCGCGGATCGCGCCGGGGCGCTTCGGCGCCGACCTGTCGTGGTCGCTGGGCGGCTGGCGCGCCTCGCTCGGCGCGGTGCGCTACCTCGAGCAGGACCGAGTGGCGCAGAACGAGGAGCCGAGCCCGGCCTATACCCTGGTCGACGCGCACCTGGCCTACCGCTGGGAGCGCAGCAGTGGAAACGCCTGGGAAGTGTTCCTCGACGGCAGCAACCTCGGCAACGAGGAAGTCCGCCCGCACACCTCGCTGCTGCGCGACTACGCGCCGTTGCCGGGCCGGGCGGTGGCGTTCGGCATCCGCGCCTGGTTCTGA
- the lpxH gene encoding UDP-2,3-diacylglucosamine diphosphatase, with protein sequence MTTLFVSDLHLDPARPEVTALFLRFLREQAAHADALYILGDLFEAWVGDDDPSAAGAEVSAGLRAVAESGVPVHFMHGNRDFLVGRDYARRAGLRLLPDPAVASLYGEPVLLMHGDLLCTDDTAYQAFRSQTRDPEWQRRFLAQPLAARLAFAEQARQASMARQREMIEGDRGTFETITDVAPATVEATLARFGVATLIHGHTHRPAVHALRAGGRDCRRIVLGDWYEQGSVLRVEPGAYCLEGLPL encoded by the coding sequence ATGACCACGCTGTTCGTCTCCGACCTGCACCTGGACCCGGCCCGCCCGGAGGTCACCGCCCTGTTCCTGCGCTTCCTGCGCGAGCAGGCCGCGCACGCCGATGCGCTGTACATCCTCGGCGACCTGTTCGAGGCCTGGGTCGGCGACGACGACCCGTCCGCGGCCGGCGCCGAAGTGTCCGCCGGGCTGCGGGCGGTGGCGGAGAGCGGCGTGCCGGTGCATTTCATGCACGGCAACCGCGACTTCCTGGTCGGGCGCGACTACGCCCGCCGCGCCGGCCTGCGCCTGCTGCCCGACCCGGCGGTGGCATCGCTGTACGGCGAGCCGGTGCTGCTGATGCACGGCGACCTGCTGTGCACCGACGACACCGCCTACCAGGCCTTCCGCTCGCAGACCCGCGATCCGGAGTGGCAGCGGCGCTTCCTCGCCCAGCCGCTGGCGGCGCGCCTGGCCTTCGCCGAGCAGGCGCGCCAGGCCAGCATGGCGCGGCAGCGGGAGATGATCGAAGGTGACCGCGGCACGTTCGAGACGATCACCGACGTGGCGCCGGCGACGGTGGAAGCCACCCTCGCGCGCTTCGGCGTCGCCACGCTGATCCACGGGCATACGCATCGGCCGGCGGTGCACGCACTGCGGGCGGGTGGGCGCGATTGCCGCCGCATCGTCCTGGGCGACTGGTACGAGCAGGGATCGGTGCTGCGGGTGGAACCGGGTGCGTACTGCCTCGAAGGCCTGCCGTTGTAG